A section of the Phacochoerus africanus isolate WHEZ1 chromosome 4, ROS_Pafr_v1, whole genome shotgun sequence genome encodes:
- the LOC125124170 gene encoding olfactory receptor 2L5-like, with translation MENYNQTSTDFILLGLFPPSRIGTFLFILIVLIFLMALLGNLSMILLILLDTQLHIPMYCLLSQLSVMDLTYISTTVPKMTSNFLFGSKSISFVGCGIQSFFFLTLAGAEGLLLAAMAYDRYVAICFPLHYSIRISRRVCVWMTMGSWLLGSINSCAHTTYILHIPYCQSRAINHFFCDVTAMFILACVDTWIYEYTVFVSTILFLLLPFTCIAFSYGRVLMAVYCMQSAKGKKKAYSTCSAHLTVVTIYSAPIAYTYLCPKFLRTPTEDKVLAVFYTILTPMLNPIIYSLRNQEVMGALRRVIQKICSVKM, from the coding sequence ATGGAAAATTATAATCAAACATCAACTGATTTCATCTTATTGGGGTTATTCCCCCCTTCAAGAATTGGcacctttctttttattctcattgTTCTCATTTTCCTAATGGCTCTATTAGGCAACCTCTCCATGATCCTTCTCATCCTTCTGGACACACAACTCCACATACCCATGTATTGCCTACTCAGTCAGCTCTCTGTTATGGACCTGACCTATATCTCCACCACTGTCCCCAAAATGACCAGCAATTTTCTGTTTGGAAGCAAGTCAATCTCCTTTGTAGGTTGTGGGATTCAGAGCTTCTTCTTCTTGACTCTAGCAGGTGCAGAAGGATTGCTTTTAGCTGCAATGGCTTATGATCGTTATGTAGCCATTTGCTTTCCTCTTCACTATTCCATCAGAATTAGCAGAAGAGTATGTGTGTGGATGACAATGGGATCTTGGTTGCTAGGCTCAATCAACTCCTGTGCCCACACCACATATATTCTCCATATCCCGTATTGCCAATCCAGGGCCAtcaatcatttcttctgtgatgtCACAGCCATGTTTATTCTGGCCTGCGTGGACACCTGGATCTATGAATACACAGTTTTTGTGAGCAccattctcttccttttgttGCCTTTCACTTGTATTGCATTTTCCTATGGTCGAGTTCTTATGGCTGTCTATTGCATGCAATCagcaaaagggaagaagaaggccTATTCAACCTGCAGCGCTCACCTCACTGTGGTAACTATCTACTCTGCACCAATTGCTTACACTTATCTATGCCCAAAATTTCTCCGTACTCCAACAGAGGACAAGGTTCTGGCTGTGTTCTACACTATTCTGACTCCAATGCTCAATCCTATTATCTATAGCCTGAGAAACCAGGAGGTGATGGGGGCTCTGAGAAGAGTAATTCAAAAAATCTGCTCTGTGAAAATGTAG